In Xiphias gladius isolate SHS-SW01 ecotype Sanya breed wild chromosome 5, ASM1685928v1, whole genome shotgun sequence, the following are encoded in one genomic region:
- the prpf4bb gene encoding pre-mRNA processing factor 4Bb, whose protein sequence is MADVEMDIASRRMNNGNEHVKQDLESHERSGNEDSGDMSEEEEEEEEEAETNGEKTEEGSKHHSSSGKHKRKKHKHRSKHKKHKHAFDEDKDRKRRHRHKHRKHKRKEGSSPSGAGLFGSSSHRKIESSPSSGNPSLDDRALLEDLEKQRAMIKAELDSQLMEGKVQSGMGLILQGYNSGSEEDGDARVRNGEQRQRGSSGKPISPRGGKSGKSRRDSTEGSKSSSKRRSRSKSAERPAKESKQDKVTKSTKDTGVKDRGRGRSRSKDRKRSDSTERSKEKRKSNSPSSWRGEQKGSRTDKRPSPQRDDRPNQERATRRSRSPGRDRPSRSDADRDKRPAKSPSKDASSGKENRSPHRRGPHSPPRKRSASPRHRDAHHSSASATDRTSKQSHSPSRTRSPHRRGRSRSPDARRRDADRQDSPLRKRLRADAGPGRDRSRENSPRSSSRRRISRSPLRRRSPSPRRRSRSSPRRRSRSPLRHRSDDRDRYGRLRQYRRSMSRDRVRRRRRSRDEDKFKGSLSEGMKADQESSEEDVLEDFDGEEIDEEALIEQRRQQRMAIVQKYKVVNEDTNMGSEPSSPQSSTRSRSPSPDDILERVAADVKEYERENLNTFEANIKAKHNLIAQEKDGANPKKPSAPDMFTESDDMFAADFDSARMRAAGVGKDFKENPNLRDNWTDAEGYYRVNIGETLDKRYDVYGYTGQGVFSNVIRARDTARAGQEVAVKIIRNNELMQKTGLKELEFLKKLNDADPDDKFHCLRLFRHFYHKQHLCLVFEPLSMNLREVLKKYGKDVGLHIKAVRSYSQQLFLALKLLKRCNILHADIKPDNILVNESKTILKLCDFGSASHVADNDITPYLVSRFYRAPEIIIGKPYDYGIDMWSVGCTLYELYTGKILFPGSSNNHMIKLAMDLKGKMPNKMIRKGLFKDQHFDQNLNFLYIEVDKVTEREKVTVMSTINPTKDLLADMIGGQRLPEDQRKKVMQLKDLLDGTLMLDPAKRISINQALQHPFIQEKI, encoded by the exons GAAGCAGGATCTGGAAAGCCATGAAAGAAGTGGGAATGAGGACAGTGGAGACATgtctgaggaagaagaggaggaagag GAGGAGGCAGAAACTAATGGtgagaagacagaggaggggtcCAAACATCATAGCAGCAGCGGTaaacacaagaggaaaaaacacaagcatcGTAGtaagcacaaaaaacacaaacatgcctTTGATGAGGACAAGGACCGCAAACGCAGACATCGTcataaacacaggaaacacaaacgCAAAGAGGGCTCTTCTCCCTCTGGTGCTGGCCTCTTTGGCTCCTCCAGCCATAGAAAAATTGaatcctctccctcctctggaAATCCAAGTCTGGACGACAGAGCCTTGCTGGAGGATTTGGAGAAGCAGAGGGCCATGATCAAAGCTGAGCTGGACAGCCAGTTGATGGAGGGCAAGGTTCAATCCGGCATGGGCTTGATCCTTCAGGGTTATAACTCTGGATCAGAAGAGGATGGAGATGCGAGGGTAAGAAATGGAGAACAGCGTCAAAGGGGTAGCTCAGGTAAACCCATATCTCCCAGAGGGGGAAAAAGTGGGAAATCAAGACGGGACTCAACAGAGGGAAGTAAGTCCAGCTCCAAGCGTCGTAGTCGAAGTAAGTCTGCGGAGAGGCCTGCTAAGGAGTCTAAGCAGGACAAGGTGACCAAAAGCACGAAGGACACAGGTGTAAAGGACAGAGGCCGCGGCAGGAGCAGGTCGAAAGACAGAAAGCGTTCAGACAGCACTGAGAGGTCCAAGGAGAAAAGGAAGTCTAACTCTCCCTCCAgctggagaggagagcagaaaggCAGCCGCACTGATAAGCGTCCGTCTCCACAGCGGGACGACAGACCGAACCAGGAAAGAGCAACCCGACGGTCCAGATCACCTGGACGAGATCGACCAAGTCGCTCTGACGCTGACCGGGACAAGCGGCCAGCCAAATCTCCATCCAAGGATGCTTCATCGGGGAAAGAGAACCGCTCCCCTCATAGACGAGGACCTCACAGCCCCCCGAGGAAACGCAGTGCTTCCCCTCGCCACAGAGATGCCCACCACTCCTCGGCTagtgccacagacaggacaTCAAAACAGAGCCACTCTCCATCAAGAACAAGGTCCCCCCACAGGAGAGGCCGCAGTCGCTCACCAGATGCCAGAAGGAGGGATGCTGACAGGCAGGATTCACCACTGAG GAAGCGCCTGCGGGCAGATGCAGGACCAGGCAGAGACAGATCACGAGAAAACAGTCCCAGATCATCCTCACGCCGTAGGATTAGTCGCTCACCCCTGAGACGGAGGTCCCCATCACCACGACGACGCTCCCGCTCTTCCCCCCGCAGACGGAGCAGGTCTCCACTGAGACACAG GTCTGACGACAGAGACAGATATGGTAGGCTCAGACAGTATCGACGCTCAATGTCCCGCGATCGGGTGAGGAGAAGACGGCGCAGCAGAGATGAAGATAAGTTCAAGGGTAGCCTTTCGGAGGGTATGAAGGCAGACCAGGAATCCTCAGAGGAAGATGT GTTGGAAGACTTTGATGGTGAAGAGATAGATGAAGAAGCCCTCATTGAACAGCGCCGCCAGCAGCGCATGGCTATTGTCCAG AAATACAAGGTTGTCAATGAAGATACCAATATGGGGTCGGAGCCCAGCAGCCCCCAGAGCAGCACCCGCAGCCGTTCACCCTCACCTGATGACATCCTGGAGCGAGTAGCTGCAGACGTCAAAGAGTATGAACGCGAGAACCTCAACACTTTTGAGGCCAACATCAAAGCCAAGCACAACCTCATCGCCCAGGAGAAAGACG GAGCCAATCCAAAGAAGCCTTCAGCCCCTGACATGTTTACAGAGTCAGATGACATGTTTGCTGCTGACTTTGAT AGTGCCAGGATGAGAGCGGCAGGTGTAGGAAAGGACTTCAAGGAGAACCCCAACCTTAGGGACAATTGGACTGATGCTGAGGGTTACTACC GGGTGAACATCGGAGAGACACTGGACAAGCGCTATGATGTGTATGGCTACACTGGCCAGGGCGTGTTCAGCAACGTGATCAGGGCCAGGGACACTGCAAGGGCCGGCCAGGAGGTGGCAGTCAAGATCATCCGAAACAACGAGCTCAT GCAGAAGACTGGTTTGAAAGAGTTGGAATTCCTCAAGAAGCTGAATGACGCTGATCCAGATGACAAGTTTCACTGCCTTCGCCTTTTCAGGCACTTTTACCACAAGCAGCATCTTTGTCTGGTATTCGAGCCTCTCAG TATGAATTTACGAGAGGTGCTGAAGAAATACGGCAAAGATGTAGGGCTCCATATCAAGGCTGTGCGCtcctacagccagcagctgttcTTGGCCCTCAAGCTGCTCAAACGGTGCAACATCCTCCACGCTGACATCAAGCCTGACAATATCCTG GTGAATGAGTCAAAGACCATTCTGAAGCTGTGCGACTTTGGTTCTGCATCCCACGTTGCTGACAATGACATCACACCATACCTGGTCAGCAGATTTTACAGAGCTCCAGAAATCA tcATAGGAAAGCCGTATGACTATGGGATTGACATGTGGTCTGTCGGCTGCACTTTATACGAGCTTTACACTGGCAAGATCCTGTTTCCCGGATCTTCCAACAATCACATGATCAAACTAGCTATGGACCTCAAGGGCAAGATGCCCAACAAG ATGATCCGTAAAGGCTTGTTCAAAGATCAGCACTTTGATCAGAATTTGAACTTCCTGTACATTGAAGTAGACAAAGTAACAGAGAGG GAGAAGGTGACGGTGATGAGCACCATCAACCCCACCAAAGACCTGCTGGCGGACATGATAGGAGGCCAACGCCTGCCTGAGGACCAGAGGAAGAAGGTGATGCAACTGAAGGACCTGCTGGATGGCACCCTGATGCTGGACCCAGCCAAACGCATCAGTATCAACCAGGCTCTGCAGCACCCCTTTATCCAGGAGAAGATATAA